In the genome of Planococcus donghaensis, the window AGGGCGCCCAAGAGCATGACCAATTTCTTTCCCAAACTCTTTCATTTGTTTCGGATGCGGCGCAGTCACATTAAAAGCCCCGCTTAATTGATCGTTATCAAGTGCAAAAACTATTGCGCGTGCCACATCTTTAATGTGAATCCAGGATAACCATTGTTTACCGGATCCAACAGTGCCACCAGCGAACAATTTATAAGGCAAAGCCATTAATGGCAAAGCCCCTCCATTTTTTCCAAGAATGATACCAAAACGTCCACAAGCTACGCGTACACCTACTTTCTCAGCGCGATGAGCTAAAATCTCCCAATCGCGAACCGTTTGGGCTAAGAAATCAGAACCAAGGTCAGCTGAAGCTTCTGTATAGGTAACGGTCTGAGAAGGTGGATAAATACCTACAGCACTGGCATTTACTAAAACTTTTGGCTTTTGCTGAAGTTTGTAAATAATACGCAGTAGTTCGTTTGTGGCATCCATTCGACTGGAATAAATCAGTTTTTTTTGTTCTTCGCTCCATCGACCATCATTTATAGAAGCCCCAGCTAAATTGATAAAAGCATCAACACCTTCTAAGTGCTCTTCAGGTTTGGCATCATTAGTTAACCATTTTACATATGTAACCTTTTGATCAGATGAGTCTTTTGCTTTTCTTGTCAAAATATACACTTCATCGCCTCTAGCGATTAGTAAACGGATCAATTCTTTGCCTACAAATCCAGTACCACCAGTAATTGCAATTTTCATTTCCATCGCCTCCTGTTTCTTACTAGCATACCCTTTTAGGGGTCATGCTATGCCATTGTTTGACTGAAAGGTGTATAATATAACAAGAAGAGAGGTGCCAGTAAATGCCGATTATTTCGAAAATCACACAGGGAAAGAAAAACCCTGAAAGGTATAACATCTTCTTTGAAGATAAATATGCTTTTAGCGTGGATGAGGCGGTGCTTATCCGGTATCAGCTCACAAAAGGAAAAGAGCTGGATCAATGGACCATTGAAGAAGTCAACTTCGAAGATGAAGTCCGAAAAGCTTATAACAAAGCGCTCTACTATCTTGGGTTCCGTATGAGAAGTGAAGGCGAAGTGCGTCAAAAACTAAAAGAAAAAGAATACGGAGATGCCGTAATAGATGAAGCCATTAAAAAGTTGTATTCCCATAACTTTTTGGATGACCAGCAATTTTCAGAAGCGCTAATGCGCACACAAATTAAATCCGGTAAAAAAGGTCCGCGCGCCATCCAACAAGATATGCAAAAGAGAGGAATTGACAAACAGATGCAAAAAGATGTTTTGGATTCCTATTCAGAAGAAGAGCAATTAGAAGTTGCTAAAGGGCTCGCAGAGAAAATTGCTAACAAAGAAAAGATGAAAACACCTAGTCAAATTCATCAGAAAATTAGTGATACCTTGATGAGAAAAGGATATAACTATGCCTTAATCAAATTAGCCATCGATGATTTAGACCTTGAGAAAGATGAAGATCAATGGATAGAAATAGTAGCTGAACAAGGGGACAAATTATGGCGTAAGCATAGTTCGAAATTGACGGGTTATGATTTAAAGTCAAAAGTAAAACAAGGACTTTATCAAAAAGGTTTTCCGAGTGAAGTAATCAACGATTATTTAGACAAAAAGGAGCTTGAAGATGACTGAACAAAAGCCTTATAGTGACATGACAGAGCACGAACTTCACAGTGAAATTGCTCGCTTAAGAGAAAAAGCAAGAAAAGCGGAACAACTGGGAATCATTAATGAATTTGCGGTACTCGAGCGAAAAGCAACAATGGCTGCAGCCTATTTATTAGACCCAGCTGATTTTAAACCAGGGGAAGTTTACCGCATTGAAGGAGACCCCAATGTTTATTTTCAAATCGATTATTTGAAAGGTCGATTTGCTTGGGGTTATCGTATGGGTGGAGAAAAACATACGGAAGCGTTGCCGATTTCGATGCTGCGCCCGTTGAAAGAAGGGAAATAAACCAATGAAAGAAATTATTGAGCAACTAACAATCGAATTGCTAGAAAAAAATCCGAATCTTTCTGAAGAAAAAGCTCGTACGTGGATTGAACTGTTAGCATCTGACTTTGAATCTTCTTATGCAAAAGCAGGGTATGATTATCAAGGGACGGCAGTAGTTGAAAAAGTTATGCGTCAATGGATCGATAGCTACGGTGACAAAATTCATGAATTTGCTGGAACCAACCCTAAGTACGCGCATTTATTAAAAGACTAATAAAAAAGCAAATGACTGTGAGAAACTAAAAAAAGAAAACGCGCACCCTGGGGTGTGCGTTTTCTAATTGTGACTAAAGTCTAGTTTTTTTCTCAATTTGTCTTCACTGAAAATCCAACCGGTATAAGAATTGATGATGTTGCAATCTTTGTCTAAATGGGCAACGGCAACAAACGGGTAATAATCGTTGCTCCGGTACCGTAAATCAATTAGTCGTACTTCATATATTTCACCGTATTCATTGATTTCCCAACGGTATAATGGGGAAAAAGAAATAAATGCGGCAATATTTTTATCTTTCATAGCCGCTTGCATCAAGTTGTTTTCGGGCATTTCTTTTTTCATAAACTTATCGTAAATGTTAATCGTCCGTCCGTACGCCCGTCCAACAAAATGATGACGATCCGTATCAGCTGCAATACGCCAGTGGAAAAAGCGCATTGTCGGGGCAACAAAAACGTTCGTAGCACCTGGAATGGTATTTAGGACGGCATGTTTAATGGCTGCTTGTAAGGCAAATCGTGCAATGTAATAAAAGAACAGAGCAATGTATAACATACTTATAGTCCAAACAGGATTTGCACCAAATGCCCAAATGATTAAAGCCAGTACATGAGCTCCGAAAATGATAGGATCAAATGTATTGATGACGCCTAGGGCAATCCACCGGTCGGAGAATGGCCGGAGTGCTTGAGTGCCATAAGAATTGAAGATGTCGACAAAGACATGCAGAAAAACAGCTAAAAATGACCAAAGCCACAGATGAAGTAAATTAGCTTCTGGGAAAAAGAAGTATAGCCCCCCTGCAATTAACAATGGCCACATTAAGACAGCTGGAACCGAATGGGTCGCACCTCTATGATGTCGAATATAAACAGCGTTATCTCGTAATTTTAATACGGTATCAATATCTGGTGCTAACGATCCGATGATGACACCGGAAACAACAGCAGTCATGGTAGCGGGGTTACTGACGACGGCAGGATCTGCCATTGCGAGGCCGCCAAGGGAAATACCCATGACAATGTGAGTACCTGTATCCATTGTCTCATCCCCCTCTCTATAGAAGTTATATTTATGGAGAACATAATATTTTTGGTAAAATAAACGTATTCCTCATTTTAATATACCCGAAATGGGACGGAGATAATCAAGTTGAACGGAGGTTGCAACCATTACACTTAAAAAAACACAATTTCAAAACGATCTAATCAATTGGTTTGCAGCAGAGAAACGCGATTTGCCTTGGAGACGTACAGCCGATCCTTATCAAATTTGGATTTCAGAAATTATGTTGCAGCAAACCCGAGTCGATACAGTTATTCCTTATTATAAGCGATTTGTCGAAAAATTCCCCACATTGAATGACTTAGCAGAAGCTGACGAGCAAATACTCCTAAAGCAGTGGGAAGGGCTCGGTTACTATTCTCGTGCGCGAAATTTACAAGCTGGCGTAAAAGAAGTGGCTGAGAATTATGGAGGAATCGTACCGAACAACCGAAAAGAAATTTCTTCATTAAAAGGGGTAGGTCCTTATACAGCTGGTGCCGTATTAAGTATCGCTTACGGTATTCCGGAACATGCAGTTGATGGCAATGTTATGCGTGTGTTATCGCGAATTCTTATGATAGAAGAAGACATTGCCAAACCGAAAACACGCAAAGTTTTTGAAGAGGCAGTAACCGAGATCATCAGCCACGAAGACCCATCTTCATTTAACCAAGGACTGATGGAATTGGGTGCGTTAATTTGTACGCCGACTTCTCCAAAATGTTTGTTGTGCCCTGTACGCGAACATTGCGCAGCCTTTCATGAAGGCAAACAACACGAATTGCCGATTAAAACAAAAGCTAAAAAAACAAAATCATTGCAGTACGCGATGGTGGCCATACGCAATAACGACCGACTGCTAATGGAACAGCGACCGAGTACCGGCCTTCTTGCGAAT includes:
- the mutY gene encoding A/G-specific adenine glycosylase; the protein is MTLKKTQFQNDLINWFAAEKRDLPWRRTADPYQIWISEIMLQQTRVDTVIPYYKRFVEKFPTLNDLAEADEQILLKQWEGLGYYSRARNLQAGVKEVAENYGGIVPNNRKEISSLKGVGPYTAGAVLSIAYGIPEHAVDGNVMRVLSRILMIEEDIAKPKTRKVFEEAVTEIISHEDPSSFNQGLMELGALICTPTSPKCLLCPVREHCAAFHEGKQHELPIKTKAKKTKSLQYAMVAIRNNDRLLMEQRPSTGLLANMWQFPMLETTVDVLPLEIEEQLSERFKGIVDNAEKITSFKHVFSHLTWNVDGFIAESKNIDVPAHMKWVTAEELDLLPIAGPVQKMKTALQQRGDV
- a CDS encoding YfhJ family protein; this translates as MKEIIEQLTIELLEKNPNLSEEKARTWIELLASDFESSYAKAGYDYQGTAVVEKVMRQWIDSYGDKIHEFAGTNPKYAHLLKD
- a CDS encoding metal-dependent hydrolase gives rise to the protein MDTGTHIVMGISLGGLAMADPAVVSNPATMTAVVSGVIIGSLAPDIDTVLKLRDNAVYIRHHRGATHSVPAVLMWPLLIAGGLYFFFPEANLLHLWLWSFLAVFLHVFVDIFNSYGTQALRPFSDRWIALGVINTFDPIIFGAHVLALIIWAFGANPVWTISMLYIALFFYYIARFALQAAIKHAVLNTIPGATNVFVAPTMRFFHWRIAADTDRHHFVGRAYGRTINIYDKFMKKEMPENNLMQAAMKDKNIAAFISFSPLYRWEINEYGEIYEVRLIDLRYRSNDYYPFVAVAHLDKDCNIINSYTGWIFSEDKLRKKLDFSHN
- a CDS encoding YfhH family protein — protein: MTEQKPYSDMTEHELHSEIARLREKARKAEQLGIINEFAVLERKATMAAAYLLDPADFKPGEVYRIEGDPNVYFQIDYLKGRFAWGYRMGGEKHTEALPISMLRPLKEGK
- a CDS encoding TIGR01777 family oxidoreductase produces the protein MKIAITGGTGFVGKELIRLLIARGDEVYILTRKAKDSSDQKVTYVKWLTNDAKPEEHLEGVDAFINLAGASINDGRWSEEQKKLIYSSRMDATNELLRIIYKLQQKPKVLVNASAVGIYPPSQTVTYTEASADLGSDFLAQTVRDWEILAHRAEKVGVRVACGRFGIILGKNGGALPLMALPYKLFAGGTVGSGKQWLSWIHIKDVARAIVFALDNDQLSGAFNVTAPHPKQMKEFGKEIGHALGRPHWIPVPSIAMKAVLGDKSQLVLKGQKVLPTVLEKHGFQFKFPNLRSALADIYK
- the recX gene encoding recombination regulator RecX produces the protein MPIISKITQGKKNPERYNIFFEDKYAFSVDEAVLIRYQLTKGKELDQWTIEEVNFEDEVRKAYNKALYYLGFRMRSEGEVRQKLKEKEYGDAVIDEAIKKLYSHNFLDDQQFSEALMRTQIKSGKKGPRAIQQDMQKRGIDKQMQKDVLDSYSEEEQLEVAKGLAEKIANKEKMKTPSQIHQKISDTLMRKGYNYALIKLAIDDLDLEKDEDQWIEIVAEQGDKLWRKHSSKLTGYDLKSKVKQGLYQKGFPSEVINDYLDKKELEDD